In Halomonas alkalicola, the following proteins share a genomic window:
- a CDS encoding OadG family protein codes for MQGTSLLEEGLALMGLGMGFVFVFLTVLVIVTTLMSLVIRRFAPEPPAPAATPTRSPASARQDDELMAVIGAALHRYRQRHRR; via the coding sequence ATGCAAGGCACGTCACTTTTGGAGGAGGGCCTAGCCCTGATGGGGCTCGGCATGGGCTTCGTTTTTGTTTTTCTTACCGTTCTGGTGATCGTGACCACCCTGATGTCGCTGGTGATCCGGCGCTTCGCCCCCGAGCCGCCCGCGCCCGCCGCCACGCCCACTCGCTCGCCGGCGTCCGCCCGCCAGGATGACGAGCTGATGGCGGTGATCGGCGCCGCCCTGCATCGCTACCGTCAGCGCCATCGCCGCTGA
- the eno gene encoding phosphopyruvate hydratase, with protein MTKIVDIRALEVLDSRGNPTVQAEVRLESGAVGVACAPSGASTGSREALELRDGDKSRYLGKGVLKAVEAVNGAIRERLVGLDAEDQRALDNAMLELDGTDNKATLGANAILAVSLAAAKAAADAKGMPLYAHIAELYGQPGQYSMPVPMMNILNGGEHADNNVDIQEFMVQPVGAANFREALRMGAEIFHALKKVLSARGLSTSVGDEGGFAPNLASNAEALAVIKQAVEDAGYALGRDITLALDCASSEFYQDGQYNLAGEGKQYDTQGFADYLAGLCDDYPIVSIEDGMDESDWAGWKALTDKLGDRVQLVGDDLFVTNTKILKRGIDEQIGNSILIKFNQIGSLSETLDAIRMAQDAGFTAVISHRSGETEDTTIADLAVGTCAGQIKTGSLCRSDRVAKYNRLLVIENELGERARYPGLSAIKGQ; from the coding sequence ATGACCAAGATCGTCGACATTCGCGCCCTCGAGGTACTCGATTCCCGCGGCAATCCCACCGTCCAGGCCGAGGTGCGGCTGGAGAGCGGTGCCGTGGGCGTGGCCTGCGCCCCCAGCGGCGCCTCCACCGGCTCCCGCGAGGCCCTGGAGCTGCGCGACGGCGACAAGAGCCGCTACCTGGGCAAGGGCGTGCTCAAGGCCGTCGAGGCCGTGAATGGCGCCATCCGTGAGCGCCTGGTGGGCCTGGATGCCGAGGATCAGCGAGCCCTGGATAACGCCATGCTCGAGCTGGACGGCACCGACAACAAGGCGACCCTGGGCGCCAATGCCATTCTGGCCGTCTCCCTGGCCGCCGCCAAGGCCGCGGCCGACGCCAAGGGCATGCCGCTCTACGCCCATATCGCCGAGCTCTACGGCCAGCCGGGCCAGTACAGCATGCCGGTGCCGATGATGAACATCCTCAACGGCGGCGAGCATGCCGACAACAACGTCGATATCCAGGAGTTCATGGTGCAGCCGGTGGGCGCCGCGAACTTCCGCGAGGCCCTGCGCATGGGCGCCGAGATCTTCCACGCCCTGAAGAAGGTGCTCTCCGCTCGTGGCCTCTCCACCTCGGTGGGTGACGAGGGCGGTTTCGCCCCCAACCTGGCCTCCAACGCCGAGGCCCTGGCGGTGATCAAGCAGGCGGTGGAAGACGCCGGCTACGCCCTGGGCCGCGACATCACCCTGGCGCTGGACTGCGCCTCCTCCGAGTTCTACCAGGACGGCCAGTACAACCTCGCCGGCGAGGGCAAGCAGTATGACACCCAGGGCTTCGCCGACTACCTGGCCGGCCTGTGTGACGACTACCCCATCGTCTCCATCGAGGACGGCATGGACGAGTCCGATTGGGCCGGCTGGAAGGCGCTGACCGACAAGCTGGGCGATCGCGTGCAGCTGGTGGGCGACGACCTCTTCGTGACCAACACCAAGATCCTCAAGCGCGGCATCGACGAGCAGATCGGCAACTCCATCCTGATCAAGTTCAACCAGATCGGCTCGCTCTCCGAGACCCTGGACGCCATCAGGATGGCCCAGGACGCCGGCTTCACCGCGGTGATCTCCCACCGTTCCGGCGAGACCGAGGACACCACCATCGCCGATCTCGCCGTGGGCACCTGCGCCGGCCAGATCAAGACCGGCTCGCTGTGCCGCTCCGATCGCGTCGCCAAGTACAACCGCCTGCTGGTGATCGAGAACGAGCTGGGCGAGCGCGCCCGCTACCCGGGGCTCTCGGCCATCAAGGGCCAGTAA
- the pyk gene encoding pyruvate kinase, translating into MPIQPPMPPIRRTKIVATLGPASDREGVLEAMIAAGVDVVRLNFSHGSADDHRQRLVRVREIADRLGRSVAALGDLQGPKIRIARFAEGAVELAEGATFVLDMALDGNAGDATRVGCDYQQLIDDVVPGDRLLLDDGRVVLDVTAIQGREIHTRVVVGGKLSNNKGINKQGGGLSAPALTGKDRADLATAVAIGVDYLAVSFPRSAADMAEARALLGEAGREIGLVAKLERAEAVADEATLDGIIEASEAVMVARGDLGVEIGDAKLIGMQKRIIKRARQLNRAVITATQMMESMIESPLPTRAEVFDVANAVLDGTDAVMLSAETAAGDFPVETIEAMDRVCLGAERERIAQESGHRIHEGFSRIDETTALSAMYAANHLSGVAAIACMTSTGYTPLIASRIRSSLPIVGLAHSPVAQRRMALYRGVVSLPFDTRDMAPTELNDRALQLLVEKGIAAPGDHVILTRGDHMNAHGGTNTLKILDVR; encoded by the coding sequence ATGCCGATCCAGCCCCCCATGCCCCCCATCCGCCGCACCAAGATCGTTGCCACCCTGGGCCCGGCCAGCGACCGCGAGGGCGTGCTGGAGGCCATGATCGCGGCCGGCGTCGATGTCGTGCGCCTCAACTTCTCCCACGGCTCGGCCGACGACCACCGTCAGCGCCTGGTGCGGGTGCGCGAGATCGCCGACCGCCTGGGCAGAAGCGTCGCCGCCCTCGGCGACCTGCAGGGGCCCAAGATCCGCATCGCCCGCTTCGCCGAGGGCGCCGTCGAGCTCGCCGAGGGCGCCACCTTCGTGCTCGACATGGCGCTCGACGGCAACGCCGGCGACGCGACCCGGGTCGGCTGCGACTACCAGCAGCTGATCGACGACGTCGTCCCCGGCGACCGCCTGCTGCTCGACGACGGCCGGGTAGTGCTCGATGTCACCGCCATCCAGGGGCGCGAGATTCACACCCGCGTGGTGGTGGGCGGCAAGCTCTCCAACAACAAGGGCATCAACAAGCAGGGCGGCGGCCTCTCGGCCCCGGCCCTCACCGGCAAGGACCGCGCCGACCTCGCCACCGCGGTGGCGATTGGCGTCGACTACCTAGCCGTCTCCTTCCCGCGCTCGGCCGCCGACATGGCCGAGGCCCGCGCGCTGCTCGGCGAGGCCGGGCGCGAGATCGGCCTGGTGGCCAAGCTGGAGCGTGCCGAGGCCGTGGCCGACGAGGCGACCCTGGACGGCATCATCGAGGCCTCCGAGGCGGTGATGGTGGCCCGCGGCGATCTCGGCGTGGAGATCGGCGACGCCAAGCTGATCGGCATGCAGAAGCGCATCATCAAGCGCGCACGCCAGCTCAACCGGGCGGTGATCACCGCCACCCAGATGATGGAGTCGATGATCGAATCGCCCCTGCCCACCCGGGCCGAGGTGTTCGACGTGGCCAACGCCGTGCTCGACGGCACCGATGCGGTGATGCTCTCCGCCGAGACCGCCGCCGGGGACTTCCCGGTGGAGACCATCGAGGCCATGGATCGGGTCTGCCTGGGCGCCGAACGCGAGCGCATCGCCCAGGAGTCCGGCCACCGCATCCACGAGGGCTTCTCGCGCATCGACGAGACCACCGCGCTGTCGGCCATGTATGCCGCCAACCACCTCTCCGGCGTCGCGGCCATCGCCTGCATGACCTCCACCGGCTACACGCCCTTGATCGCCTCGCGCATTCGCTCGAGCCTGCCCATCGTCGGCCTGGCCCACAGCCCGGTGGCGCAGCGGCGCATGGCGCTCTACCGCGGGGTGGTCTCGCTGCCCTTCGATACCCGCGACATGGCCCCCACCGAGCTCAACGACCGGGCGCTTCAGCTGCTGGTGGAGAAGGGCATCGCCGCCCCTGGCGATCACGTGATCCTGACCCGCGGCGATCACATGAACGCCCATGGCGGCACCAACACCCTGAAGATCCTCGACGTCCGTTAA
- a CDS encoding alkaline phosphatase family protein has translation MNFRADRARELTRAFVQENFDGFRAPRLPAPRRRRPGDADPVCRRHPPPPAAFPPASLSHNTLGEVMESRGLTQLRIAETEKYAHVTFFFSGGREAEYQGETRILVPSPQEVRTYDEKPEMSAVEVTDKLVAASESGDYDLIVCNYANGDMVGHTGDFDAAVKAIEAVDSCVGRVVEAIEKVGGACLVTADHGNAEQMVNPETGNPQTAHTTFAVPLIYVGPRPARLQEDGSLCDIAPTLLTLMDQPVPKEMTGRVLVDYV, from the coding sequence ATGAACTTCCGCGCCGATCGCGCCCGGGAGCTGACCCGCGCCTTCGTCCAGGAAAACTTCGACGGCTTTCGAGCGCCGCGTCTGCCCGCGCCTCGCCGCCGACGGCCTGGTGATGCTGACCCAGTATGCCGCCGACATCCCCCCCCCCCCGCGGCCTTCCCGCCGGCGTCGCTCTCACACAACACCCTGGGCGAGGTGATGGAGAGCCGCGGCCTGACCCAGCTGCGCATCGCCGAGACCGAGAAGTACGCCCACGTCACCTTCTTCTTCTCCGGCGGCCGCGAGGCCGAGTACCAGGGCGAGACCCGGATCCTGGTGCCCTCCCCCCAGGAGGTCAGGACCTACGACGAGAAGCCGGAGATGAGCGCCGTCGAGGTCACCGACAAGCTGGTGGCGGCCAGCGAGTCCGGCGACTACGACCTGATCGTCTGCAACTACGCCAACGGCGACATGGTCGGCCACACCGGCGACTTCGACGCCGCGGTGAAGGCCATCGAGGCCGTCGACAGCTGCGTGGGCCGAGTGGTGGAAGCGATCGAGAAGGTGGGCGGCGCCTGCCTGGTCACCGCCGACCACGGCAACGCCGAGCAGATGGTCAACCCGGAGACCGGCAACCCCCAGACCGCCCACACCACCTTCGCTGTGCCGCTGATCTACGTGGGCCCGCGCCCGGCGCGGCTCCAGGAGGACGGCAGCCTGTGCGACATCGCCCCGACCCTGCTGACCCTGATGGACCAGCCGGTGCCGAAGGAGATGACCGGCCGGGTGCTGGTCGATTATGTCTGA